A part of Miscanthus floridulus cultivar M001 chromosome 6, ASM1932011v1, whole genome shotgun sequence genomic DNA contains:
- the LOC136458006 gene encoding uncharacterized protein, with translation MVTLSPVSPKMQGDAADDGHYFFFSAPASPVHYILRSPPSSTAAAASSPYFADADCCAAAAGDFEFAAHGAGTHGGPGTKGGVTTMSSAEELFVAGRIRVGCLSPIRQEDGWEECGGDEEEEQKRERDEGRSPRATRRARSASPTRSPRADGGAAAEPSDPFASASSSSSSSSSSSSAKNIRRRISLRDLLSRTGADCAGSDQSPSGTAEVTSRLGFWPPSLWPSRSSKKSPLLSCPGPAPQPARRRSTSSDRGAAAPATKRAPGGGSARRTTSLPYRQGLVLGCLGFGARGYGLAKSMHPLPSR, from the coding sequence ATGGTGACGCTCTCTCCAGTCTCGCCGAAGATGCAGGGTGACGCCGCCGACGACGGCCACTACTTCTTCTTCAGCGCGCCGGCGAGCCCCGTGCACTACATCCTCCGCTCCCCgccctcctccaccgccgccgccgcctcgtcccCTTACTTCGCCGATGCCGACTGCTGCGCGGCCGCCGCAGGGGACTTTGAGTTCGCCGCGCACGGCGCGGGGACGCACGGCGGTCCTGGCACCAAGGGGGGCGTGACGACGATGAGCTCCGCCGAGGAGCTCTTCGTCGCCGGCCGCATCCGTGTCGGCTGCCTCTCCCCGATCCGACAGGAGGACGGCTGGGAGGAGTGCGgcggcgacgaggaggaggagcagaagCGGGAGCGGGACGAAGGACGCTCGCCGCGGGCTACTCGCCGGGCTAGGTCCGCCTCCCCGACGCGGAGCCCCAGGGCCGACgggggcgccgccgccgagccgtcCGATCCCTTCgcgtccgcctcctcctcctcctcctcctcctcctcctcgtcctcggcgaAGAACATTCGACGGCGGATATCGCTGCGGGACCTCCTCAGCCGCACGGGCGCCGACTGCGCGGGGTCGGATCAGTCACCATCAGGCACCGCCGAGGTCACCAGCAGGTTGGGTTTCTGGCCGCCGTCCCTCTGGCCGTCGCGCTCGTCCAAGAAGTCGCCGCTGCTGTCCTGCCCAGGCCCAGCGCCACAGCCGGCGCGGCGCCGCTCCACCTCCTCGGACAGgggcgcggcggcgccggcgacgaAGAGGGCGCCGGGCGGCGGCAGTGCTCGGCGCACCACGTCGCTGCCGTACCGGCAGGGCCTGGTTCTCGGATGCCTGGGCTTCGGGGCCCGGGGCTACGGGCTCGCCAAGTCCATGCATCCCCTCCCATCCCGCTGA
- the LOC136458007 gene encoding replication protein A 14 kDa subunit-like: protein MDTSSPAALVNAEILNMFVGRRVRTVVQVQRNEGGVVVGQSSDGHQLSIKTAMDVPVSHFMEVYGIAENNQTIRAEVCTDFGPNFDPKPFDQLCKLASDKFKHMFL from the exons ATGGACACGTCAAGCCCTGCAGCACTAGTCAATGCAGAGATTCTGAACATGTTTGTTGGGCGAAGAGTGCGCACGGTTGTTCAAGTCCAACGCAATGAAGGTGGAGTGGTTGTCGGGCAGTCCAGCGATGGGCATCAGTTGAGTATCAAAACTGCCATGGATGTCCCTGTATCACACTTTATGGAGGTTTATGGAATCGCTGAAAACAACCAGACCATCCGTGCTGAAGTTTGCACAGATTTTGGTCCCAACTTTG ATCCCAAACCTTTTGATCAATTGTGCAAGCTGGCGAGTGACAAGTTCAAGCACATGTTCCTGTAG